The proteins below come from a single Gordonia pseudamarae genomic window:
- a CDS encoding ABC transporter substrate-binding protein, with amino-acid sequence MKTLRRPRRTTLRAATLLAASALLAVPALAACGDDDNGSDDAGTSVSAPDGAFPGNAAAGSTIKIGLINNEGGQAISAPENRQAAEAAAQYANEHLNGMGGHKIELVICKQAEEPTSARDCANRMVEQKVSAVVITTTGLGDVMVPIIAGAKIPYVATAGQSTQELTNPYSFMWSGGFPSALESMAAYAKTNGFKNVTAFTIDVPAAVNGLKMMGTPYFQAAGVTLNIVAIPPGTPDATPQVSAGISGDPEAVVIVGETTSCTSTLKALGTVGYQGQKLGIQACATPNVVSAVGDSINGTKIFTAAQTTGDDDEARLYHAVVDKYRPGTDTSGYAYVGYQGVLGLVRATTDLGEDTSPEAVATAIRSAKDVVLPAGGGLTFTCDGTANPMLKSVCSSGSILAVIEDGKLTGGQVAPK; translated from the coding sequence ATGAAGACCCTCCGGCGTCCCCGCCGTACCACCCTCCGGGCCGCGACCCTGCTGGCGGCGTCGGCACTGCTCGCCGTTCCCGCGCTCGCCGCGTGCGGCGACGACGACAACGGCAGCGATGACGCCGGCACGTCGGTCTCCGCACCCGACGGCGCCTTCCCCGGCAACGCCGCCGCGGGCAGCACCATCAAGATCGGGCTGATCAACAACGAGGGCGGCCAGGCCATCTCGGCGCCGGAGAACCGCCAGGCCGCGGAGGCCGCGGCGCAGTACGCCAACGAGCACCTGAACGGCATGGGCGGACACAAGATCGAGCTGGTGATCTGCAAGCAGGCCGAGGAGCCGACCTCGGCCCGCGACTGCGCCAACCGCATGGTGGAGCAGAAGGTCTCGGCCGTGGTCATCACCACCACCGGCCTGGGCGATGTGATGGTGCCGATCATCGCCGGCGCCAAGATCCCCTACGTGGCGACCGCAGGACAGAGCACGCAGGAACTGACCAACCCCTACTCGTTCATGTGGAGCGGCGGCTTCCCGTCGGCTCTCGAGTCGATGGCCGCCTACGCCAAGACCAACGGCTTCAAGAACGTCACCGCCTTCACCATCGACGTCCCGGCCGCGGTCAACGGCCTGAAGATGATGGGCACCCCCTACTTCCAGGCCGCGGGCGTCACACTGAACATCGTGGCCATCCCGCCGGGCACCCCGGACGCCACCCCGCAGGTGAGCGCCGGGATCTCCGGCGATCCCGAGGCGGTCGTGATCGTCGGCGAAACCACCTCGTGCACATCCACACTCAAGGCGCTGGGCACCGTTGGATACCAGGGCCAGAAGCTCGGCATCCAGGCCTGCGCCACCCCGAACGTCGTCTCGGCGGTGGGTGACAGCATCAACGGCACCAAGATCTTCACCGCCGCACAGACCACCGGCGACGACGACGAGGCGCGGCTGTACCACGCCGTCGTCGACAAGTACCGTCCCGGCACCGACACCAGCGGCTACGCCTACGTCGGTTACCAGGGTGTGCTCGGGCTTGTCCGCGCCACCACCGACCTGGGCGAGGACACCTCTCCGGAAGCCGTGGCCACGGCCATCAGGTCCGCCAAGGACGTCGTCCTGCCGGCCGGTGGCGGACTCACCTTCACCTGCGACGGCACCGCCAACCCGATGCTGAAGTCGGTGTGCAGCAGTGGTTCCATCCTCGCGGTCATCGAGGACGGCAAGCTCACCGGTGGCCAGGTGGCACCCAAGTAG
- a CDS encoding NAD(P)H-dependent flavin oxidoreductase, producing the protein MLTTRFTELFGVEHPVVQGGMMFVGRAEVAAAVSNAGGLGIITALTQPTPDDLAAEIARCQALTDRPFGVNLTLTLSINPPPFAEYRQVIIDSGVPIVETAGSDPTAHIEHFKEHGITVIHKCTSVAHALKAERIGADAVSIDGFECAGHPGEDDIPGLILIPATADQLTIPFVASGGFADGRGLAAALSLGADGINMGTRFMCTQESPIHDDIKQIIVGASEKDTRLIMRQLRNSMRVAKNTVSDEVIEILAAGGRFKDIKDLVAGVRGRRVFAEGDPELGVWTVGLSQGLIHDVPSAGEVVRRVVADAEAVIAGLGRRIISEPAMASVAATNGAAR; encoded by the coding sequence ATGCTCACCACACGGTTCACAGAGCTGTTCGGAGTGGAGCATCCCGTCGTGCAGGGCGGGATGATGTTCGTCGGCCGGGCGGAGGTCGCTGCCGCAGTGTCGAACGCGGGAGGCCTGGGCATCATCACGGCCCTCACCCAGCCCACCCCCGACGATCTGGCCGCCGAGATCGCACGTTGCCAGGCTCTCACCGACCGGCCCTTCGGTGTCAACCTGACCCTGACGCTCTCGATCAATCCGCCCCCGTTCGCCGAGTACCGGCAGGTCATCATCGACTCCGGGGTGCCGATCGTCGAGACGGCAGGCTCGGATCCGACGGCGCACATCGAGCACTTCAAGGAACACGGCATCACGGTGATCCACAAGTGCACCAGCGTCGCGCACGCCCTCAAAGCCGAACGGATCGGCGCCGACGCGGTGAGCATCGACGGGTTCGAGTGCGCCGGACATCCCGGTGAGGACGACATCCCGGGCCTGATCCTCATCCCGGCCACCGCCGACCAGCTGACCATCCCGTTCGTGGCCTCCGGTGGTTTCGCCGACGGCCGTGGGCTGGCGGCGGCGCTGTCGCTGGGTGCGGACGGCATCAACATGGGCACCCGCTTCATGTGCACGCAGGAGAGCCCGATCCACGACGACATCAAACAGATCATCGTCGGCGCGTCGGAGAAGGACACCCGGCTCATCATGCGCCAGTTGCGCAACAGCATGCGCGTGGCCAAGAACACCGTCAGCGACGAGGTCATCGAGATCCTCGCGGCCGGTGGACGATTCAAGGACATCAAAGATCTCGTCGCCGGGGTGCGCGGGCGGCGGGTGTTCGCCGAGGGCGATCCGGAGCTCGGGGTGTGGACCGTCGGACTTTCGCAGGGCCTCATCCACGACGTCCCGTCGGCCGGTGAGGTGGTGCGCCGGGTCGTCGCCGACGCCGAGGCCGTGATCGCCGGACTCGGTCGCCGGATAATCTCCGAACCGGCCATGGCATCGGTCGCCGCGACGAACGGGGCGGCCCGGTGA
- a CDS encoding enoyl-CoA hydratase-related protein codes for MTAPTATDDAPVLLAELYDHVLVLTLNRPDRRNAINRAMRKELKRQLWRADSDDGIHAVVITGAGSSFSSGVDLPEALSGPSPRTEGPTPTQVLRAISKPVIAAVNGPCYTGGFELAVNCSFIIASDQAVFADTHAQIGLLNGWGGSALLPRTVGSAAAIQIILSGEPIDAATAERIGLANEVVPHEGHMERTMAVAHTIAGGHPGAVQRMLRLLKDGAGTSVTHALALEEEARVTFRTSDADVGARYGKRRAAPAGS; via the coding sequence ATGACCGCGCCCACCGCCACGGACGACGCGCCCGTGCTGCTCGCCGAGCTCTACGATCACGTTCTGGTGCTCACCCTCAACCGGCCCGACCGGCGCAACGCGATCAACCGGGCGATGCGCAAGGAGCTCAAACGGCAACTGTGGCGCGCGGACTCCGACGACGGCATCCACGCCGTCGTCATCACCGGGGCCGGCTCGTCGTTCTCGTCCGGGGTGGACCTGCCCGAGGCGCTGTCCGGACCGTCACCGCGCACCGAGGGGCCGACGCCGACACAGGTGCTGCGTGCGATCTCCAAACCGGTGATCGCGGCCGTGAACGGACCCTGCTACACCGGCGGGTTCGAGCTGGCGGTCAACTGCTCGTTCATCATCGCCTCCGACCAGGCGGTGTTCGCCGATACCCACGCCCAGATCGGGTTGCTCAACGGATGGGGCGGCAGCGCGCTGCTGCCCCGGACGGTCGGTTCGGCGGCCGCCATCCAGATCATCCTCAGCGGTGAACCGATCGACGCGGCGACCGCCGAACGCATCGGACTGGCCAACGAGGTGGTGCCGCACGAGGGGCATATGGAGCGGACGATGGCCGTCGCGCATACGATCGCCGGCGGACACCCGGGCGCGGTGCAGCGGATGCTGCGCCTGCTCAAGGACGGTGCCGGCACCTCGGTCACCCACGCGCTCGCCCTCGAGGAGGAAGCGCGCGTGACGTTCCGCACCAGCGACGCAGACGTCGGCGCACGCTACGGCAAACGGCGCGCCGCGCCCGCCGGGTCCTAG
- a CDS encoding acyl-CoA dehydrogenase family protein, translated as MTIESPAATALPTQGGSDWRERLTALLADYRARPRPGTSKERRQAALDWQSELVDAALAAPAWPRSVGGMELPLAEQLDYYRMMTAAGAPRHPFTMSFIVAPTLIVHGTDAQRQRFLEPLLRGKEGWCQGFSEPGAGSDIASLNTRAVRDGDVYRVTGQKIWTTLAHRADWIFALVRTGPAGRSTSGITYLLIDMRTPGIEVRPLRDIAGGHHFAEVFFDDVEVPVANRVGAEGEGWAIMRTSLGHERATAALADEFKYRKTVDQVFRLADDLGYREDPHVRQELARLEADVRTIVSNSARALDAALRQEDPMGVSSINRLVKSEFEQRLQRLALRLGGSGAMLGSRSDGAVDGGRWTYGYLMSRAATIGAGTAEIQRNTIAESVLGLPSHRGEGRRGPLVPPGTPLTAPSPDEAVVRAAIADIVTAHVDHNRVLAGEAVPPGLWEALVDFGLPGLCAGESVGGAGARLRLLCAAIEQAAFGLAPGTAIDAVTALALLTAAGATEQARRVVDGAKVAVVVGLDDSGWIVDERTPMLSGGVLSGTVERVRGTGDAELLVVIAQDNTVVVVDADRAGIAAQDAVDLTATVGAVTFDGVPATGTPVSDADIASAQRLWRLLIAADAVGVASRALAMAVDWAGQREQFGRAIGSFQAVSHRCADMLVDAESARNQVLSAADACDDDESPDLAVDLAAAQAVSAAVRNAEACIQVHGGIGFTWEHPAHLLLRRAIADEAACARTEHLRDTAAARIFELSR; from the coding sequence GTGACCATCGAAAGTCCCGCCGCCACCGCATTGCCCACCCAGGGCGGCAGTGACTGGCGTGAGCGGCTCACCGCCCTGCTGGCCGACTACCGGGCCCGGCCGCGGCCAGGCACCTCGAAAGAGCGCCGGCAGGCGGCCCTGGATTGGCAATCCGAGCTCGTCGACGCCGCTCTGGCGGCACCGGCGTGGCCGCGGTCGGTCGGCGGAATGGAACTACCGCTGGCCGAGCAACTCGACTACTACCGGATGATGACCGCGGCAGGTGCGCCGCGGCACCCTTTCACGATGTCGTTCATCGTGGCGCCCACCCTGATCGTGCACGGCACCGACGCCCAGCGGCAACGCTTCCTCGAGCCGTTGCTTCGTGGCAAAGAGGGCTGGTGCCAGGGCTTCTCGGAGCCGGGGGCGGGCAGCGACATCGCCTCGCTGAACACTCGCGCCGTCCGGGACGGCGACGTGTACCGGGTCACCGGCCAGAAGATCTGGACCACGCTGGCGCACCGTGCGGACTGGATCTTCGCGCTCGTGCGCACCGGACCGGCAGGCCGGTCCACGTCGGGCATCACCTACCTGCTGATCGACATGCGCACCCCGGGCATCGAGGTGCGGCCGCTGCGCGACATCGCCGGCGGCCATCACTTCGCCGAGGTCTTCTTCGATGACGTCGAGGTGCCGGTGGCCAACCGGGTCGGCGCCGAAGGCGAGGGCTGGGCCATCATGCGCACCTCGCTCGGCCACGAGCGGGCCACCGCAGCGCTTGCCGACGAGTTCAAGTACCGCAAGACCGTCGACCAGGTGTTTCGCCTGGCCGACGACCTGGGCTACCGCGAGGACCCGCACGTCCGGCAGGAACTGGCACGGCTGGAAGCAGACGTGCGCACCATCGTGTCCAACAGCGCACGGGCGCTGGACGCGGCACTGCGACAAGAAGACCCGATGGGGGTCTCCTCGATCAACCGACTGGTCAAGTCGGAGTTCGAGCAGCGCCTGCAGCGCCTGGCGCTGCGGCTCGGCGGCTCCGGCGCGATGTTGGGCAGCCGATCGGACGGTGCCGTCGACGGCGGTCGCTGGACCTACGGGTACCTGATGTCGCGGGCGGCCACCATCGGGGCGGGCACCGCGGAGATTCAACGCAACACCATCGCCGAATCGGTATTGGGATTGCCCTCGCATCGTGGTGAAGGCCGTCGCGGGCCCCTGGTACCGCCGGGCACCCCGCTGACCGCTCCCTCGCCCGACGAGGCGGTGGTACGTGCGGCGATCGCGGACATCGTCACCGCGCATGTTGATCACAACCGGGTGCTGGCGGGCGAAGCGGTACCACCGGGACTGTGGGAGGCGCTGGTGGACTTCGGGCTTCCCGGGCTGTGTGCCGGCGAATCGGTCGGCGGGGCGGGCGCGCGGCTGCGGCTCCTGTGCGCCGCGATCGAACAGGCCGCGTTCGGGCTTGCCCCGGGCACGGCGATCGACGCGGTCACCGCACTGGCGCTGCTCACCGCGGCAGGCGCGACCGAGCAGGCGCGACGCGTCGTCGACGGCGCGAAGGTGGCGGTGGTTGTCGGCCTCGACGACTCCGGGTGGATCGTCGACGAGCGGACACCGATGTTGTCCGGTGGCGTGCTCAGCGGGACCGTCGAACGAGTGCGAGGTACGGGCGATGCCGAACTCCTCGTGGTGATAGCCCAGGACAACACCGTAGTCGTCGTCGACGCGGACCGCGCGGGAATCGCCGCGCAGGATGCCGTCGACCTGACCGCCACGGTGGGCGCCGTCACCTTCGACGGTGTCCCCGCGACAGGTACTCCCGTGTCGGACGCGGACATCGCGTCGGCACAACGACTGTGGCGACTTCTGATCGCGGCCGACGCCGTCGGTGTGGCGAGCAGGGCACTGGCCATGGCCGTCGACTGGGCCGGGCAGCGCGAACAGTTCGGTCGCGCGATCGGTTCGTTCCAAGCGGTCTCGCACCGCTGCGCCGACATGCTGGTGGACGCCGAAAGCGCCCGCAATCAGGTCTTGTCGGCCGCCGACGCCTGCGACGACGACGAGTCTCCCGATCTTGCGGTGGATCTGGCAGCCGCACAAGCGGTCTCGGCCGCCGTACGCAACGCCGAGGCCTGCATCCAGGTGCACGGTGGTATCGGTTTCACCTGGGAACACCCCGCGCATCTGCTGCTGCGTCGTGCCATCGCCGACGAAGCCGCCTGCGCCCGAACCGAACACCTGCGCGACACCGCCGCCGCCCGCATCTTCGAGTTGTCGCGCTGA
- a CDS encoding cytochrome P450 produces the protein MSTTEPITDSEAAPAGTCPVHEFNHYLEKPYGEKMAFYDAIRDEAPIVKNSFADHFIVTRYEEILASYQNAKVFSNSAVTVFNPNPTFRWIPQMLDGDEHKQWRKNLNPLFSPKNVERLEEKVRHRAVELVQSIAAKGKCDFLQDFALQFPSFIFLELMGMPFEDLDKFLYWEDEILHISASPEEAARRRAAATAELTEYFRGLIEERRADPRDDLISKAISFEINGEPTTQGDLESFCILMFMAGLDTVTATLANTFLYLATNQDDRQAIVDDPDLIPSAIEEILRVFAIVIPSRKTLEDTEIAGCPIPKGSMVCLPLNAATRDERQYDHAKEVHLDRSPNNHIAFGAGPHRCLGSHLARRELRIALEEWHKYIPNYRLSPESHPTEKGGQLGPVGSIYLEWDV, from the coding sequence ATGAGCACCACCGAGCCGATCACCGATTCCGAGGCCGCACCGGCAGGCACGTGCCCCGTCCACGAATTCAACCACTATCTGGAAAAGCCGTACGGCGAGAAGATGGCGTTCTACGACGCCATCCGTGACGAGGCCCCGATCGTCAAGAACTCGTTCGCCGACCACTTCATCGTCACCCGCTACGAGGAAATCCTGGCGTCGTACCAGAACGCCAAGGTGTTCTCCAATTCCGCGGTCACGGTGTTCAACCCGAACCCCACGTTCCGGTGGATCCCGCAGATGCTCGACGGCGACGAGCACAAGCAGTGGCGCAAGAACCTCAACCCGCTGTTCTCCCCCAAGAACGTCGAACGACTCGAGGAGAAGGTGCGCCACCGCGCCGTCGAACTGGTCCAGTCGATCGCCGCCAAGGGCAAATGCGACTTCCTGCAGGACTTCGCACTGCAGTTTCCCTCGTTCATCTTCCTCGAGCTGATGGGGATGCCCTTCGAGGACCTCGACAAGTTCCTGTACTGGGAGGACGAGATCCTCCACATCTCGGCCAGCCCCGAGGAAGCGGCCCGGCGCCGGGCCGCGGCCACCGCCGAACTCACCGAGTACTTCCGGGGACTCATCGAGGAACGCCGCGCCGATCCGCGGGATGATCTGATCAGCAAGGCCATTTCGTTCGAGATCAACGGCGAACCGACCACCCAGGGCGACCTCGAATCGTTCTGCATCCTGATGTTCATGGCCGGACTAGACACCGTCACCGCAACCCTGGCCAACACATTCCTGTATCTGGCGACCAACCAGGACGACCGGCAGGCCATCGTCGACGATCCCGACCTGATCCCCTCGGCCATCGAGGAGATCCTGCGGGTGTTCGCGATCGTGATCCCCTCCCGAAAGACTCTGGAAGACACGGAGATCGCCGGCTGCCCCATCCCCAAGGGGTCAATGGTGTGTCTGCCCCTCAACGCGGCCACCCGCGACGAACGGCAGTACGACCACGCCAAGGAGGTCCATCTGGACCGCAGCCCCAACAACCACATCGCGTTCGGTGCCGGACCGCACCGTTGCCTCGGCTCGCACCTGGCCCGCCGTGAACTGCGGATCGCTCTGGAGGAATGGCACAAGTACATCCCCAACTACCGGCTCTCCCCCGAATCCCACCCCACCGAAAAGGGTGGACAGCTCGGGCCGGTCGGTTCGATCTACCTCGAATGGGACGTCTGA